The region ATCAACAAAATTGCGTAAAAATAGGTGCCTATGAATTTACGAATGATGTATAAATCGAGCTTCTTCATTGACCAATTATATTCAGGTGCTAAATTACCATTTTCTATAAACGTGTCGAAAGTTTTTTTACCATTTGATTCTTCCAGGTAACAAAATCTCCCGCCAATATATGTTTCCTTGCCTCACGAACCAACCATAAATAAAAACCCAGATTATGTATGCTTGCAATTTGCGGGCCAAGCATCTCCCCTGCTATAAACATGTGCCTCAGGTATGCTTTAGTGTAACGTATGTCAACAAAAGTTACGCCAAGCGGATCGATAGGCGAAAAATCATTCTTCCACTTCTGGTTTCTTAGGTTTATAATTCCCTCCGAAGTAAAAATCATTCCATTTCGACCATTTCGAGTTGGCATTACACAATCAAACATATCAACCCCAAGTGCTATTCCTTCCAAAATATTTTCGGGAGTTCCCACACCCATAAGGTAACGCGGTTTCTCTTTAGGAAGAATTGCATTAACCACGTCTATCATCTGATACATTACCTCAGCAGGCTCGCCAACAGATAATCCACCAATTGCATAGCCATCGCGGTTATACCGCGCAACATTTTCGGCTGCACGCCTACGCAAATCGGGGTAAACACAGCCCTGTACAATGGGCATTAACGTTTGATTATATCCGTATTTTGGCTCTGTAGAATCGAACCGATCAATGCAACGCTTCAACCACTGTTCGGTTAGGTCAAGCGATTTACGCGCATAATCGTACTCAGCATCGCCCGGAGGGCACTCATCGAATGCCATTATAATATCGGCACCAATAGTCCGCTGAATGTCCATTACTCCTTCGGGAGTAAAAAAATGAGGAGAACCATCGATATGCGAACGGAACGATGCCCCTTTTGCGCTTAACTTTCGATTATCGGCCAGCGAAAAAACCTGGTAACCACCACTATCGGTTAGTATTGGTCTATTCCAAGTTGTAAATTTATGAAGTCCCCCAGCAGCCTCCAAAACATCGAGCCCGGGGCGTAAATATAAATGGTATGTATTGCCAAGAATTATTTGAGCCTTAATATCGTTCTCCAACTCCCTGTGCGAAACCCCCTTCACGCTACCAACAGTTCCCACGGGCATGAAAATTGGTGTTTCAATCACTCCGTGGTCTGTAGTTATTTCTCCGGCTCGCGCCGAAGAATTACTATCTGTTTTATGTAATTTAAAATCCATCTACTAAAAATTTCGGCGCAAAGATAGTGTAAAATACCTTTATATTATATGGTTGCTATTTTTAGGATCTGTGGAAATAAAAATTGAGAGGTTAAAAGAAGTTAAATGGTATAGAATAAAATTTATTTTTAAATCACTAAATTGACAAAAAATTGATTATCAAACAATTAATAATACACTAAAAATAAACTAAATATTTTAGTTGAATAACTAAATTTTATAGTTATATTTGTAATATGAAAGAGTTAACAAAAGCAGAAGAGCAAGTAATGGATTACCTATGGAAACTTGAAAAAGCTTTCGTAAAGGAAATTCTAGATGAGTTCCCGGAGCCTAAGCCGGCGTACACCACTGTTTCAACCATTGTCCGAATACTCGAGAAAAAGGGCATGGTAGGATATACTGCCTACGGTAAAAACCATCAGTATCATCCACTAGTATCGAAAAAGGAGTATGCAAGGCTAAGTTTCCGCTATGTTCTGAGTAAGCACTTCAACAGTTCTGTTGAGCGTTTTGCCTCGTTCTTTGCCTCGGACCGAGATGTAAGCCTTAGCGAGCTGGAGGAATTGAAGTTGCTGCTTGAAAAGGAAATAGAAAAACGCAAGGAGGACGAAAACGATGGAAATGTCTAGTATTTTGATCTATTTATTCAAATCGACCATAGCATTCTCGGCTCTATACGGGCTTTATTTATTGCTATTTCGAAAAAAACAGCATTTTGTTATTAGCAGATTTTACTTGCTATTTACCATTGTTTTTGCCTCTCTATTTCCCTTCATTAAATTCATAAAGTACAAAACCGTTGAGATTCCTGCCTTAGAATCGGCAAGTCCGGAGATAATGGATATTGGGCAAAGCCTTGCCAACCCCGAATCGGCTATCTCACTCTGGAGCCAAAACAACATTAACAGTATTACGGTTTACCTATACCTGATAGTTAGCTCTTTAATACTTGTACGTCTGCTCTACATGCTTATTAGGTTTTGTGTTAATCTTTTTAAACACTCCAAAGTTGAAACGTTATTCGGTAAAAAGGTAATTGTTTCGGATCACTGGAATCAAACATTTTCGTTCTTTGGCTTTATTGTGCTACCACAAAAGGATTTTCAGCTAAAGGAAAACCAACTGCTAATACAGCATGAACTTGTTCATGTTAAGCAGTACCACTCGCTCGATCTGCTGCTTGCCGAGCTCTTTCAGGTTCTCCATTGGTTCAAC is a window of Tenuifilaceae bacterium CYCD DNA encoding:
- the tgt gene encoding queuine tRNA-ribosyltransferase, whose protein sequence is MDFKLHKTDSNSSARAGEITTDHGVIETPIFMPVGTVGSVKGVSHRELENDIKAQIILGNTYHLYLRPGLDVLEAAGGLHKFTTWNRPILTDSGGYQVFSLADNRKLSAKGASFRSHIDGSPHFFTPEGVMDIQRTIGADIIMAFDECPPGDAEYDYARKSLDLTEQWLKRCIDRFDSTEPKYGYNQTLMPIVQGCVYPDLRRRAAENVARYNRDGYAIGGLSVGEPAEVMYQMIDVVNAILPKEKPRYLMGVGTPENILEGIALGVDMFDCVMPTRNGRNGMIFTSEGIINLRNQKWKNDFSPIDPLGVTFVDIRYTKAYLRHMFIAGEMLGPQIASIHNLGFYLWLVREARKHILAGDFVTWKNQMVKKLSTRL